Sequence from the Paramisgurnus dabryanus chromosome 3, PD_genome_1.1, whole genome shotgun sequence genome:
aaatgttttttaatttttttataaatatgtaatCCTTTCTCTCAtaacaaatattaaataacatAGAGTAATTGTACTTACTATCTTGAACTGATTCGTCACTCTTCCTTTTCCTTTCTTTAGGTTCTGGTCCTTCAGTATGTGTTTTCCTATCATCTAATGTAAAGCAAgaaaatcaattaaattataGTAATAAATGCTTGACAATACCATAGTCACTCGACCTCAACGTAACCATTACTAAGCATTTAAAGCATGATCCCTCATAAGAAACTATGAATGAATCTCCACACCCTGTTAGCAACCACATTTTTCAAGACGCCTAAAGACTTCACAATTGAGGTATTACTGGAGTGTTGTTTTGTCatagaataaaaaatgaaaccaAAAAACCTGTTTAAATATCCCACTGATTCAGTATTGGAAACGGGTGTGCTATACTAATAGTGCTTTTCCAtcgcatagtaccccacggtttggtttgggtcaggtcgggtcagcttacctCACTTAAGTTTATATGTTTCTGGGTTTTGGCCTACATATGTGCAGCACTCTAATGCAATAGTAAGTGGTCATGGGACAGTTCTACCCACTTatctaaagtaaaaaataaataaatctgctTGTAAGTTTTAAGATGATtgtgataaaaaaatatgaccTGTAGATTAACTTTTCTGACATCTTTTGCCCATAATTGCTGCTTTTTATATTGCACTTATATTTATGAAcacaatatttacaaaaaaacaagattaatatttttttttaaagcaaagaaGTTGCTGGACCCCAAAGAATTCTGTGATTTTTAACAATTGTATAAGATTTTCTCtaataacaaatataaaaaaataatgcagacTTGGATGTAAATGTACTTACTCTCTTGAATTGATTCAGTACTCTTCATTTTGCTTTCGCCAGTTTCTGGTTCTTGAGAATGTGTTTCCCTACCATCTTCATAATTTggatttgagggaaagaaactATGAACAAACCTCATAGATTTTTCTGCCAGATAAACTAATTTGTCTGCATGGCCAACATATACACAATTTAGtgtatttaatgatttttttttttatttaaagataataattaaaatacattttgagttgTACTCACCCATCATGCAAAGGTTTAATTGTTCCCCTTTTGCTGCTCACAtcacaataaatatataattactTCAGAAACATTGTATCCTCCTGTTGAAAAGCACCAAAGCTATGCCTTTTATGAACTTAACTATGACACGAAAAGCAGAACTAGTCCTTTAACAATATTAAATTAAAGCCCCTCAGTGCATATATACCTGTCTTCTTATTACAGCCACgtatgcaataaaaataaatctctGCCTTTCGCTTACAGACCAAATCATGTTAGACTGGTTGGTTTCAGACGTTAAGCGCATTATGAATGACAAACAAATGTACTCAAATTTTCCGAATTCCTGCTTTTACGTCACATCTCCACACCTGCTGCAAGGCAGAAAATAAGACCATTGTTTTGCTGACACCAAGATAAACTCACTGcccagtggcggttctagacaaatttcactaggggggccaaggagggACCAGTAttttaccagaggggcacataaaaaatggcaagaaattatatttaaagattataggggtggttacaggaattagtttaagataggactaggccttagtttaattaggaaatataactagttttaacatacattatacattacttgtgtgcattttgaagcaaaacaaagctgtattttaagatatggcattgcaagttgttttcagtttggacagctcttacatttattttagtctaggactagtccctttccgggaaactaccccgtaaactttattttactttacaatcatatacttttttatttaatacaagagtgagtgcaggtgcaaaagGGGAGCTGGGCTCTTTTCTAAAGCCCCCCAACCGAAAAGCATGCAagcctactcaataaactttatgaaatgcaaacttttataaagacaaacgtttgttttagtttacatataaatacacattgctagacagttagggaccacaatctaatcaacatttaaaataatatttatttttaaattgtaaacatttttatatgtaacatttaattatattgcTCCAATTTAATgcacgtatatgtaagagcataattacagcgctttttacaatgtgtaaactttaaaaagttagcgagatgttggttttgccggttgttgatgagtaacagctgtaaaTGATCACAACACgcagccacgtcacaggagaacaagtgaacgtcacaggagaacaagtgaacagtgtcccaatgtgaagtgagcaagagtccttaccagtgcccaaacctgcatacacattctCAACATCGGGAGGTTGGGAATGAATTGAGACACTCGCCGAGCAGCACCCGGCTAGTGGTTGGGTGCGCCGCTCTAATTTGCCCGTGTAGAACGTTGCGtcgcattagttccgcttttggcgctcgcgtgtaaaatcaaaataaatttatacttttttatttggtcagcacggggtggccacaggggtggccagggacatgtctacagaggcacgggccacccttggcctccgtgtagaaccgccactgtcACTGCCATAAAGACATAACTTCAATAATGGCATATGTTTTTGCTTGTCTTGAAAAACTTGGATTCTGTACACTACAAGAACATGCAAAAAACAGTGTTGTTTGTACCTACAAAAGACAACAATGTAAATATGTTTCGTTTAATTATTGGATTTTACtacatttacatacatttaagcatttagcaGAGGCAACTTATAAAAGTGAGAAGAAAATGAGGTGATTTATCCTTAATGATATATGAAGTGCCCAAATAAGTTTAACAATTGTTAGAAGTTAATGTGCTAAATGCATAGTAAAATTATCTTTCAAAGTAAGCAAGATACAAatcttttcatttttaatatttttttaggcTTCTTGGCCTTTATTTAGACAGTATAGTGGAGTGTAGACAGGAAAGTGTTGGGTGGAGATAGGGGAGCGGGATCAGCAAAGGACCTCAGAGACGGGAATTGAACTCGGGTCGCCGTGAGGACACTGGTGCTACATGTCGCCGCACTAACCACTACACGGGGCTATGGGTGCCGACagatacaaatatttttatgttagaAGGCAAATGATTTAGTTATTATTAAGTTATTAAGAAAAAGGTAAATTGTTTATGCCAAGAAGTTAATTTATTCACGCCGAAGTTCTTTTTCGATGTTCGATTACTGGTGAAAAAGTTTGAAATAGCTAAGCTACTGTCTATTACAGATTCAGTTGTCGCCCTGAAGGCATCTTCTGGCTTCTGAGGTGGGGTGTTAGAGAGCTATTTAAGTAAATTACGTGGCAATCCGCTCAATAACAAAGCAAACGACAGCAGTGAGAGAAAAAAGATTTGAAAGCATCTGGCAGTTTAATAAAGAAATATCAGGGAACAACAAATTTCACGTTAAAAAACCAATGCATACTGGGTTTCACATATCAACCCAGTATCATTCCGTACTTAAagtcacatacattttttattattttccgtCGCATTTTTCCACGATTTTACGTGACCGTATCACGCaattttgtttacatgtcaTTGTCAGGTATTGGTTACTCatctgttttgtcctattttcttaccattgtcgcttcggtttagggttaaatttacataaaatgacatccttacccaaacccaactctaaccctaacgccaggcgacaatggtttaaaaatcagaaaatataaataacgtaaatcagaaaaaaattgtataaaccaatacttaaagtgacatcctaatgcaaacaccaaatctaacccttgaaaatattaaaaagcagttgagtaaccaatacgtgacaatgacatgtaaacagaaatgcgtgaTACGGTCACgtaaaaatgtggaaaaacgtGACAGTGTCACGGAAAATAATTTGTGATACAGGATTGCACATGTAAGGATAGGGACATCAAGGAAATTTTAAGTTTGGAAGAGGAAAAATTGTCACGATCGGAAAACCCAAATGCAGACTTAAATAAAgaattactttaatatacgcAAAAACACAGAACCAAAACACCCACAAGGGGGTACAACATTACAATAACAGACAAAAGAACTAAGCtaactaacattaacactgAAAACACTAAACTACATAACCTAACACATGAGTCCAGGAACAGGAATAAAGACACGGAACTTGAAGGGAACAGAGAATAATACCAACGTACGGAGGAAAGGACAGAAGGGTATTAAATAGGGAAATCTAACAACAAACACCTGGAGCTAATCAAACATAAGGGAGCGGGAAACAATACACGAACCCTGAGAGAAACGTGGACAGCGGAAGGGCATGTCACACAACTCTCTCAGGGCAGACACGTACTGTCACAACCTAATCTCTCACAACTCGGATAAGACAAGAAATGGAGAGACCAGGTCATGACAAAAATGTTTAAGGGATTGttttatgtaaaatattttgGCTAATGCTTTGGGATACAAGACTGTCGGACCTTATTTACAATTGGCTGCCTATTCATTATGCCTGGCCAttcattatcccttacttataaaATTGTACTTGTAATTGTTTTTTTCACCATTGCCTACTTACAGAAAAGTGTTTTAGGAAAATAAATAAGCATTTAAAACTTATGTTCAACAATCATCAACAGttttaggattttattttagaaactTTTGCCAACGCCTTTTCTTTCTCCATTTGACAGGtgaatttaaaatacattttgagacTTGGTTGTGTGAATGTAGCCAAATAATTAAAGTCTCTAAGCGCAAGCCTAATATCATTTAGTAAAAACCTAACCATTCtttatttttctgtcatttttGTACACACAGTTCAGCattatttttgctttgttttgaaTACAGTGATTTGTTTAATGCATAATGTTATAGAAGTTTAAAGATGGTGACAAACTCCTTCTTAAACAAATGCTCCATTCTGTTGAAGACATTATCCTACAGAGAAAACAAAacgtatattaaaatataaaagtatgcagtacattttaaatgcaaaaggttAGGACTTCATTTACATATAAAATCCTGTAAAACTCACCCTTTTGGAGTTGCCGTgttgaaaaatgttttcaatatctTTGACAAACTCGCCCACTGTTTGGTAATTGTCATTCTGTAAATTCAGCCTGATGCCATCTGCTTTACATTTACTCTCTTTATCTAAAACCTGAAAACCGCAGCAGTGCAAATATAAATCAAACTTGataaacataaattaaactGCAACACAACCACTCAACACAAATGAAtgaatgtttaagtgatttacTTTGGTGCAGGGCTCAGCAGTCCACTCGTGCAGCAGATATAACAACAAATACTGGCAGTGCTgagaaaacaaacacacaaacactgtgAATGcatacaagctatacattttatcagtaggCCTACAGTAGGTGTGTCCCCTATCAATGCCACAACATTTGGGTTGCTAATGCGAGCTACAGTAGGAGTAATATTTGTTTCTTATATTTGTTTTGGCTTGACTTTATCTTTATTTGTTTGTAAAGTGCTTTagcttgtgtgtgtttgtatgaatGTACCAGTTTGTACTGCGAAAGtggactgtttaaaacctcCTGTCGTGTCTTTTGATTCGATCCCTTAAATGTTTTCATCATACAAAATGTACAGCTCCATTGGATTCTGTTCACAGCAGACAAAACACAATAATATATTACACATTTCTTTAGTCTGTCTAAAGATAACAaagattctctctctctctctatctctctctctctctctctctctctctctctctctctctctctctcgctctctctctctcacccagAGTCGATGTCCACAGCAGCTGGTAGGTGACATTGTGGATGAAAAGCTCGTGGACACTCATCACAGCACACAACCTCTTCGTAAGAGTCACAGACGTAACAGTCGTCATCATTCTGTAGGTCCAATTATTCATAATTTATCagaattaaaatgaatttgacAGACAGAGTTATAAACAACTCTTCAACAAACTTTGTCACAGTCTATATTAACTGTTCAACTAGTCTGCTAAGATGTGTTGAGTTGTTATGAGTACTGGCTTACGGTTTGATTGAGTTCTTCACAGACATTACAATCACAGTTGACTGCATGAAGTTCCAAAACTCTTCTCTGGAAACCAGATGAAAATTCACCAATAAGAGTTACATAAATGTTACACATAGGTTATAAGCTTTTTAGGGTtgattcacatattgcgtcttttgcacgctcaagttcgttatttcaaatgcaGGCGCGCAGTATACGTGCTTATAATGGAAGCGACACGTTTttttcgagttaaaaacatttctaattttcaGAATGCCGCAAGCGCTGACAAGAACCTACATGCCTAGCATTTTCCATGCGTTTTTAGGCGcaacatgtgaacggccccttaCAATTCTTTCAAAGGGGTGCGAATTtctctttttctgtttttttattactcTTTACAATGACTGTTTGTAGCCTACCATTAAAAGTTTTCCGAGCGTTGTTTTATGAGCCACAATGTCTTTCCTCCATATCCCATCTTGTTTGCCCAGTCTGAGGAAATCCTCAGGTGTTAGCCATAAATCCTCAGTCCTTATGCATTTCCCACAGTGTCCTGGGAAAATTACATCACAGCACAACATAGAAACTCTGTGGGGATTTCCAGttcatttttgatatttttgtctaaacaGCTTGTCCTCAGATATCTTCAGTAAGAATGTCATAAACATTATGTTACATATGAAACACACCTTTAGCAAAGCGTTTTTTGTAAAGAGTGCCAGTGACAGAGCCGCAGGTAACAGGTAGGGTTGGACTTTGAAACATGGTAATGTCaatttcatcatcatcatcatcttcactGTTGTTGTTGATGTCATTGTTCTCATAGTGGACACTGTCTCTTCCTTCTGATTCTATAACAAATACACAATCATATAGACAATAATACATGCAGACTTATATACTGAAATATAGTAAATACTGaaataatttctgtttaaataaaaaaattatcatcTGGTAATATGGTTATGGGTTATTATTAAACTAACCAGAGCTGGAGGAAACCAGCTTTTTCCTAGCCTGTGAAATAAGGAGGAGGattacagtaaaatctcaaaTATGTCATGACAGTCTCATGTTTTAAAGTCCAACTCTGGATTAAATGTGAATATCTAAGATTGATGAATATATTGTGGATTAAAGGTGTCTGGATCAAACCTTTGTTCTTCTGCGTGTGCCAGATTCATATGAGGATTCAGAAGAGTTTCTCTGTTAATATAAACAGACAACAAATGGCTCTCCTTAGGGCTTTATGATTATGATAAACCAAAGAGGACCTTAGTGAGGACTTCTCTTCACAGGGTCCGAGACAAATAATGCCTTGCATAAACATGTCTGCCATGAAACCCAAACAGTGCTAACAGTCATCAAGGTTTTACCTTTGTTTCTCTGAGTCTGCTAGCGACAGGTGAGCTTTCACGCGATTCACTCTGTGAGatagaaaagaaaacacaaaGTCAGTAACTATTTTAACAAAATACATCATCTATGGTTTGTGGGTGTGCATGCTAGTTACAAAAACAGCCAAACCTCGTCATGTTGAATTCTATTGTTCTTAAGAATTGGGCATGAAATATGTTTATCCAACAAACATAAAGAAAGAGGACCTTAGTTAGGACCTCTCTTCATTGAGTCTGGGACAAATGATGCCTTGCGTAAACATGTCCGCCTGTTGATATCTATATCATAAGCCATGATACACAAACAATGCTAATAGTCATTGTATCAGGGTTTTACCTTTGTTCTTTTGAGTCTGACAGCAACAGGTGAGCTTTCACGCGATTCACTCTGTGAGATAGAAAACACAAAGTCAGTAACTTTTCTAAGAAAATATATCATCTATGATTTGTGGGTGTGCATGCTAGTCACAAAAACAGNNNNNNNNNNNNNNNNNNNNNNNNNNNNNNNNNNNNNNNNNNNNNNNNNNNNNNNNNNNNNNNNNNNNNNNNNNNNNNNNNNNNNNNNNNNNNNNNNNNNNNNNNNNNNNNNNNNNNNNNNNNNNNNNNNNNNNNNNNNNNNNNNNNNNNNNNNNNNNNNNNNNNNNNNNNNNNNNNNNNNNNNNNNNNNNNNNNNNNNNCCAAACCTTTTCATGTTTAATTCTTCTTTTCTTAAAGACTGGGCATGAAATAAGTTTATCCTGCAAACAtatagaaaaaacaaagacagaaTGTGTCAGATGAGCTTCTAATGTACATCTTCTGCGTTTATTATATGTTACATATATTTTCTaagtggtgtgaaaaagtgttggccccttcctgatttttctgtttttttgcacgTGTCATACTTTAATGTTTTAGATCAtgataatgacatttaaatattaatcaaagacAACACAAGAAAACACAATATGCAAtttgtaaatgattttttttgatAAAGGGAAAACAGAATCCAAAGCcacatggccctgtgtgaaaaCGTGCTTGCCATCAAACCAACATTAAAATATGGTGGTGGTGTAAGTGGGAAGGTCTGGGACTATTTTGCCGCTTCAGGACCAGAAAGACTTTAAAAATGGATCCTGAAGGACAATGTCCGGCCATCTGTCCGTGACCTAAAGCTAAAGCAACTTGGGTTCTGCAGCtggacaatgatccaaaacacaccagcaagtccacctctgaatggctgaagaaaaacaaaatgaagattTTGGAGTAACCTAGTCAAAGTCTTGACCTCAATCCTAATGAGATGCTGTGGCATGACCTTAAAATGTGGTTCATGTTCAAAAACCCTCCAATGTGGCTGAGTTACAACAATTCTGGTAAGAGGAGTGGGCCA
This genomic interval carries:
- the sp100.4 gene encoding SP110 nuclear antigen, tandem duplicate 4 isoform X5; protein product: MQSLEKLIEDKSSLPVTCGDKEGSLFIEKFNNSEKCILSEDQWFKPSEFEKFGGKEKSRKWKTSILCDGIPLQKLIEDKLISCPVFKKRRIKHEKSESRESSPVAVRLKRTKSESRESSPVASRLRETKRNSSESSYESGTRRRTKARKKLVSSSSESEGRDSVHYENNDINNNSEDDDDDEIDITMFQSPTLPVTCGSVTGTLYKKRFAKGHCGKCIRTEDLWLTPEDFLRLGKQDGIWRKDIVAHKTTLGKLLMRRVLELHAVNCDCNVCEELNQTNDDDCYVCDSYEEVVCCDECPRAFHPQCHLPAAVDIDSGIQWSCTFCMMKTFKGSNQKTRQEVLNSPLSQYKLHCQYLLLYLLHEWTAEPCTKVLDKESKCKADGIRLNLQNDNYQTVGEFVKDIENIFQHGNSKRDNVFNRMEHLFKKEFVTIFKLL
- the sp100.4 gene encoding SP110 nuclear antigen, tandem duplicate 4 isoform X4, whose protein sequence is MMEEESSLSSDSSSESDYSENEGKKEQPRKRKMTTQRYSRQSLEKLIEDKSSLPVTCGDKEGSLFIEKFNNSEKCILSEDQWFKPSEFEKFGGKEKSRKWKTSILCDGIPLQKLIEDKLISCPVFKKRRIKHEKSESRESSPVASRLRETKRNSSESSYESGTRRRTKARKKLVSSSSESEGRDSVHYENNDINNNSEDDDDDEIDITMFQSPTLPVTCGSVTGTLYKKRFAKGHCGKCIRTEDLWLTPEDFLRLGKQDGIWRKDIVAHKTTLGKLLMRRVLELHAVNCDCNVCEELNQTNDDDCYVCDSYEEVVCCDECPRAFHPQCHLPAAVDIDSGIQWSCTFCMMKTFKGSNQKTRQEVLNSPLSQYKLHCQYLLLYLLHEWTAEPCTKVLDKESKCKADGIRLNLQNDNYQTVGEFVKDIENIFQHGNSKRDNVFNRMEHLFKKEFVTIFKLL
- the sp100.4 gene encoding SP110 nuclear antigen, tandem duplicate 4 isoform X1, which codes for MMEEESSLSSDSSSESDYSENEGKKEQPRKRKMTTQRYSRQSLEKLIEDKSSLPVTCGDKEGSLFIEKFNNSEKCILSEDQWFKPSEFEKFGGKEKSRKWKTSILCDGIPLQKLIEDKLISCPVFKKRRIKHEKSESRESSPVAVRLKRTKSESRESSPVASRLRETKRNSSESSYESGTRRRTKARKKLVSSSSESEGRDSVHYENNDINNNSEDDDDDEIDITMFQSPTLPVTCGSVTGTLYKKRFAKGHCGKCIRTEDLWLTPEDFLRLGKQDGIWRKDIVAHKTTLGKLLMRRVLELHAVNCDCNVCEELNQTNDDDCYVCDSYEEVVCCDECPRAFHPQCHLPAAVDIDSGIQWSCTFCMMKTFKGSNQKTRQEVLNSPLSQYKLHCQYLLLYLLHEWTAEPCTKVLDKESKCKADGIRLNLQNDNYQTVGEFVKDIENIFQHGNSKRDNVFNRMEHLFKKEFVTIFKLL